The following DNA comes from Tunturibacter psychrotolerans.
TCATCCGCGAACCGCGAATCCTGATCCTGGACGACGCGCTAGCCAGCGTGGACACCTACACCGAAGAGCGCATCCTGAACGGCCTTCGCCAAGGCATGGACACCCGAACCACCGTATTCATCTCTCACCGAATCTCTACCGCGCGCAACGCCGATCAGATCGCCGTTCTCGTCGCCGGCCGCATTGCCGAGCTTGGAACCCACGAGCAGCTCATCGCCCGCAACGGCTACTACACCAGCCTCTTCGAAAAGCAGCGCCTCGAAGAAGAACTCGCAGTGGCCACCTAAGCAGTCAGCGAATCAGCTAACTAGCATGTCAGCATGTTGGCAAACACGATTCGTCTGCTCGTCAGGCTTATCGCTGACCTGCTGACCTGCTGACCTGCTGACCTGCTGACCTGCTGACCTGCTGACCTGCTAACAAGACTAAGCCGACCAACTCGAAGCCGCCTCACCAACAGGCGCATACACCTCAGCCTGCGGCACAAACCTCTCCTCCCGTGTCCGCAGTTCTCTCGGCAGCACCCTCCCCGCTTCAGGATCGCGTGCCACCACAACCCACGCCTCCCGAACATTCCGAACAAATCCAATCACCTCTTCAAACTGCTCCTTAGACTCAAGGTGCGAAGCCTCCAGCGTCATCGTGAACATCGTCGCATAGAAGTCCGCCAGCGAAGCTGCGACCGGTCCACCAAGATCCGGGCGCAACCGCGCCTGAAGATAGGTCAAAATATCAATGACCTTCTTCACTGCAATCCGTCGTCCGCGAACATCTTCTTCTTCCACGCACTGCATCGCACGGTAGAGAAAGCGAATTGCCCCATCGTAGAGCGCGATAATAAGTTCTACTCCCGTCGCGCCCGCCAAGGCCTGCTGCTGATAGCTTGTCTCACTCATTGCTTGTCCCTATTCTTGTTGGTTTGGGTTAAAGCCCGTGATCGAATCGAAGATGGAGTTGACCTCGTCCAACTGGCTTGGAATAGACTGCAATATCTGGTTGGCCTGGTTCAGCTCCGTGGTCAACTGGGTCTTCTGCGTTGCCAGTAAGGCATTCTCGTTGGTAATGTCGGACTTTAGCGCTGACTCCTCGCTGCTGTTCTGCTGCTGTGCTAGAAAGATCGCTCCGTCCGGCGCCTGGGTTCCAAGGTTATTGAGCGTACTCGCAAAGTTCTGCCCAAAGCTTCCCGCATTCTGGAAGAAGCCGGTCACATCCGCAAAGTTGCTATTGAGCGCGTTGTCGAGCGTATCGCTATTCAAGGTAAGCGTTCCGCTGGTGCCGCTCTCCACCTCGATTCCAAGCTGATCCAGGCTGTTGATCGAGCCGCTGCCTTTCCCACTGAAGAGCGCTCCCGATAACGCGGTCTGGAGTTGAGAGAGCAGCGTAGTTCCTGAAAGCGGCGCAGGATTACCACTGGCATCATTCCCCGCCTGCGCGGTTAAATCATTCGCCACCTTGTTATAGGCCTGAACAAAGTTATTAACGGCCGTCTCTGCATCCGTATTGTCGTTGGTGATCTCTATCTGCACCGGCGCAGTGCCTGTGCTCTTGGCCAGCAGTTGCAGTGTGACGCCAGGAATCGCATCCGTCACCGTATTCGAACTAACGTCGAGCGTCGCCCCATCCACCGTGATACTGCCATCGGTTCCCGCCTGGGTAGTAAAACCAAGGCTATTCCCTGAATCGCTCAGAGAACTCGCCGACAGATCCAACTGTCCAGCCGCGCCACTGGTCGAACTGACCAGCGAGAGTCGCGAACCATTCGTGTCCGTCAGAACGGAGGCCGCAACACCTACGCCCGCCGAATTGATCGCAGCCGCCAACTGAGAGAGTGTGTCGCCATCTGCCGATATCGGCGGTTGGCTCTTGCCATCTACCGAAATCACCACGCTTCCCGA
Coding sequences within:
- the fliS gene encoding flagellar export chaperone FliS, with product MSETSYQQQALAGATGVELIIALYDGAIRFLYRAMQCVEEEDVRGRRIAVKKVIDILTYLQARLRPDLGGPVAASLADFYATMFTMTLEASHLESKEQFEEVIGFVRNVREAWVVVARDPEAGRVLPRELRTREERFVPQAEVYAPVGEAASSWSA
- the fliD gene encoding flagellar filament capping protein FliD, with the translated sequence MGTVGLSFGSPTSGQGFDVASTVAQIQAASSAIENPWNSQLTTLQAQDTVFTSLGTDLSTLTSSIQALTDFEGVFSEKEGSSSNTNTVALTSAATTATAGSHTILVGQLATTSSSVSGTIANANDTLSGSVVISVDGKSQPPISADGDTLSQLAAAINSAGVGVAASVLTDTNGSRLSLVSSTSGAAGQLDLSASSLSDSGNSLGFTTQAGTDGSITVDGATLDVSSNTVTDAIPGVTLQLLAKSTGTAPVQIEITNDNTDAETAVNNFVQAYNKVANDLTAQAGNDASGNPAPLSGTTLLSQLQTALSGALFSGKGSGSINSLDQLGIEVESGTSGTLTLNSDTLDNALNSNFADVTGFFQNAGSFGQNFASTLNNLGTQAPDGAIFLAQQQNSSEESALKSDITNENALLATQKTQLTTELNQANQILQSIPSQLDEVNSIFDSITGFNPNQQE